From the Streptococcus halotolerans genome, the window CCAACTAGTCGATTATCTGGTGAAATCTCCTGGTACCTTGATTCTTGTTTGGCTGAACGGACTAGTGTGCATGGTGTCCTTATGGACATCTATGGTATGGGAGTTTTGATTCAAGGGGACTCGGTATTGGTAAGAGTGAGACCGACTAAGTTGGTCACCCGTGGTCACCGTCTGTGGCTGATGACCGTGTTGACGTTTATGCTAAGGACGAAGAAACACTCTGGGTGAGCCAGCCGAAATTTTACGACATCTCTTGGAGATTCGTGGTGTTGGTATCATTGATATCATGAGTCTTTATGGAGCCAGTGCTGTTAAGGATTCTTCACAAGTTCAATTAGCTATTTACCTTGAGAATTTTGAACCTGGAAAAGTCTTTGATCGTCTCGGAAATGGTAATGAAGACATTGAGTTTTCAGGTGTGAAAATTCCTCGTGTTCGTATCCCTGTAAAAACAGGTCGAAATGTGTCGGTTGTGATTGAGGCAGCTGCTATGAACCATCGAGCTAAATTAATGGGCTTTGACGCAACAAAAACATTTGAAGATCGGTTGACAGCTCTCATCTCTAGAAACGAGGCTGAACATGATTGATCCTACAGCCTTGCTGGGACCTTTCGAGATTCGTTGGTATGCCTTGTGTATCATTACAGGCGTCATGCTAGCTGTTTATCTAGCTATGAAGGAAGCGCCGCGAAAAAAAATCAATCCAGACTCTGTTCTTGATTTCATTCTCCTTGCCTTTCCTATCGCTATTATAGGGGCACGTTTTTATTACGTTATCTTTGAATGGTCATACTATAAGAACCATCTATCTGAAGTTTTTGCGATTTGGAATGGTGGGATTGCTATTTATGGTGGCCTAATAGCTGGCGCCTTGGTTCTTTACTTTTTCACAAGGCATCAGTTGATTGATACAGTGGATTTCTTGGATATTGCTGCACCAGGTGTCTTAATTGCCCAAAGCTTAGGACGTTGGGGAAATTTCTTCAATCAAGAAGCATTTGGTAAGTCTGTTCCACACCTGAATTACCTTCCAGAGGTTGTCAGAAATCAGATGTATATTGATGGTGCTTATAGAACGCCAACCTTCCTTTATGAATCGTTATGGAATCTACTTGGCTTCATTATCATCATCAGTTTGCGACATAAACCCAAACTTTTGAAAAAAGGGGAACCTAGCCTTTTTTACTTGGTATGGTATGGATGCGGTCGTTTTGTGATTGAAGCTATGAGAACGGACAGCCTTATGCTGGCAGGATTGAGAGTATCACAATGGTTATCAGCTTTGTTGGTTATCGTTGGATTAGGTCTATGGATTTACCGCAGACGTCATGTCGATATCCCTTTCTATCTTAAAAATGTAAATAAATAATAGGAGAACATATGAATTTAGTAGGTATTTCAGTTTTAATCATTGCTTTAGCCTTTGTTGCCTTAGTAGTTTACTTGATTATGGTATTGAAAAAAGTGGCAGAGACCATTGATGAAACCCAAGAAACAATCAAGGTATTGACTAGTGATGTGAATGTGACACTCTTTCAAACCAAATGAAATTTTAGCTAAAGCTAATGTCTTAGTGGACGATGTTAATGGCAAAGTTTCGACGATTGATCCGCTGTTTGTAGCGATTGCAGATCTGTCAGAAAGTGTATCTGATTTGAATGTTAAGGCTCGTCATATTGGTCATAAAACTAATGGCGTTGGTAATGTTTTAAGTACAGCCGGTAAGTCATACGTTACTGGAAAAATTGGCGCAAAATTATTTAAAAAAAAGAATAAATAAGTATTTGTCTAGGAGGGAAATCACATGGCAAAATTAGGAAAAACATTAGTTATTGGTGCTGCTTTAGGAGCAGCTGCAGCTTACCTTTTGAAAACAACAAAAGGAAAAGAAACCAAAGAGAAAACAAGTGATTTTATTACAGATTATAAGGAAAATCAAGAAGATTACAATCAGCTTGCCAAGGAAAAAGTGAACACATATAAAGAGTTAGCCGTTGAAAAATTTAACGACTACAAATCAAAATATGATAAGGGTGACCTAAACTCCTGAAGACGTTCTCGAACAGGTCAAAGAAAAAAGCTAACTTTGTTAAAGAAATGGCAGTTCAAAAAATGAACCAAATGGCTGATTGGGAAGGTAATGAAGAAAAAACTAAGGAAGATCAAGCGGTCAAAAGCAAAGCCGAAGTAGATGATATTGTTATTGACTACAAATGATGAAGAAAATTAATGACCATAAGAGTTGACACGAATCATTGGTAACGTAGAAATCTGACTGTTGTCTCTCCTTTTGGAATTTATCTACTTCATTGGAAGATATCTTTTCTATGATAGTCAGCGACAGCCTTCTAGAAGTAGGAAACTAGAAAAATTTCAAAAGTTCACTAAAACTAAAAAAATTGAACAAAGCGTCTGGGACAAAATAATGTTGCACGTAATAAAAATAGAGATTTTACCTTTTTGGTGAGTCTCTATTTTTAGTCTCATGTGATCTTCTTATCGAGCCCTTTTTATGTGATAAGAAGATGCTTTGGTCTCAGACTCTCTGTTGCGCTCTTGCAAATAGTGAGTATATATGGCTACTAACTAACATTTTTTTGAAATAATAGTGATTATCTCGATTGACACGACAAACGCACTCTCTGATAGCGTTGTTAATGATGTTGGACAGTTCTGGTAACTAGTTACTCTAGCTAGAGATGATAACTTGCCCACTGATTTGTCTCAGTCTCGGCTGTGCATTTAGGTTGATATAACGGTTAGCGTTAACCTTTTGATTTCAGAAATCAAGAGCATAATTTTGAATGAATTGGTTAATGGATGATATCCTAGTGGTATGATAAGTCCATTGAAAAGTGGAAGTGGTATGATGTTTGACTTTCTATATGTTTTGGACACAGTCATCAATAGAGGATTACCCCGTTTGTTATGTCATACAGCTAGTTAGGTATTTGATTACCCAGTTTAATTTAGAGTTTGATAGGAGTAGGCTATGCTTAGACTAACAACACCTTGATATGGGCATCTCTTATTCTCAGAAAATCATTACTAAGTCATTTCTTGCAAGCCTCTTTTATGTAAGTTCAATCACTGTTGATGATAAGCAATATGGAGACTGGTTTGCTTTAACACTATTTATTATATCTGTGATGGTATTCCCCACTCCAGAAGTTTCATAGAGTGATTTCGGACTTCTTTTGAAGACACAAAAAATCCTCTTATAGTTATAGTGACTGTTTTTTCACTGTCCACTGTAACTATAAGGGGATTTTTAATATGATAAGATACTATTTTTTTAGAAAGGTAATGATAACTTGATAGACAATAGAGGTTAGAGCAGTAGCAACCAGCATTGCGATTGGAAAAGCTAAATAAGCTTCAACGTTAAAACTTAAAAGAACAAATGCTGTCAGTACAGTAAAATCGAGAAAATTGCAATTTGTCCGAAAAAGGCTAACTCTCTAAGCTTGATGTTATTATGATCAAAGTCTTGGTAACTTTGATATTTTTCCTCTAACTCTAGCTTTTGATGACGTTGCTCATCTGGCAGAGTTTTTTTATTCAATTGACTTGCCATAACAACTCCTACGTTTAATTCCATATCATAATACCATAATAAATGAAACTTGTCACTAGTTTTTCGAAATAAAAAGCTTATTTTAGTATTATGATACTATAAAACCAAAGAGTGTTGGCGATTATAATATTGCAATACTAAAATAGATGTTCAAAAATAAGAAAAAATAATGATATAATGGATCTATAATATCGAATTGATAGTTAGGAGGTCTTTATGGCAGAATTTAAATTTGAAATTGTTGAAAAGCTTTTGGTTTTATCGGAAAATGATAAAGGATGGACCAAAGAGTTAAACCGTGTCAGCTTTAATGGAGCAGAACCCAAGTTTGACATTAGAAGTTGGAGCCCAGATCATACTAAAATGGGTAAAGGGATCACGCTCACTAATGAGGAATTCCAAGTTTTAGTAGAAGAATTTAAAAAATAAGATTGGCATTACTTGCCAATCTTATTTTTATGTTGTAGACGATTTGCGATGCCGATAACAACAAAAATGACACCGAGAAACACAAATATCCATTTAGCTGCCAGTAAGCCGTATAGGATAAAAATAGCAGCAGATAAATAAGCAATAGATTCTCTAGACATGATAACTCCTAAAATCGTTATAAAGATAGTGTAACATATGATAAGTGGGTACGCCAAGACAAAACAACAGGTTTCTTTAGAACCATCAATCATCTGACGGACGAACAAAGAGAACTTATCGAACTCCGTAAACGACATAAAGAACTCGAAATGCAGGTGGATATCTCAAAGCAAGCGCGATGATGATGGCACGAAAAGAGAAGTCATCACTGCTAACAAGGAGAAATACAACCTTTCAGCTATGTGTCGTTGGTTGAATATTTCTCGTTCTAGCTATTAGTACAAGGCTGTAAAACCAGTATCTGACGTAGAACCTGAACCTGAAGAAAGGGTTAAGGACATTTTCCATGAGACCAAATCTAGGTACGGTTCTAGAAAAATCAAGAAAAATCTCGAAGTTGAAGAGATTCGGTTATCTCGTCGGCGCATTCGTCGTATTATAAAGCGGCTAAAGTTAGTGTCAGTCTATCAGAGAGCGATCTTCAAACCTCATTCTAAAGGGAAAAATGAAGCCTCTATTCCAAATGTGTTAAACAGGTAATTTAACCAACAAGCACCGGGCTTATATTTGTTTGCTCATTGACCTCTTTAATCGTGACATCATTGGACAATCCGTTGGTTGACATAAGACCGCTGAGTTGGTAAAAGAGGCCATTCAAAGCCCCCTTACGCTTTGATCAAAGTCAAGATTTTGAGGTAAAGCCTTTGATAATTAGTTGATTGATGAGATGTTAGTGGCATTTGGCATCACCTGTTCACTAGTCAAGCGGGCTGTCCTGATAACAATGTCATGGCTGAAAGAACTTACCTTCCTTCAAACTTGAGTTTATCCAGCCAGAGACCTTCCATAAACTGGAGGAGTTGTTCCTTAAAACGAATGATTATAGTCACTGGCGGAATCATCACCGGATTCATATCAGTCTTAATAATCAACCACCAATGGTTAAGCGTTTAAACGGTTAAGAAAAAACGCTTTACAACAATTGTACAGAGAAGTGTTACTTTTTTCAAACTCTCTTTGAAACAGCTGTTTTAGTTTACACGAGCTGATTCATTTTGGATATGTTTTTGGACATAAGGGATTTTTGATGCTTAAAAAGCAAAAAAATCACAAGCATTTCTGAACTTGATTTGTTTACACTTGGAATGGGGGATTCGGACTGAAAAGGAAAAGGATAGCTTGAAGTTTAAGAAAGTTACAGAACAGGCTGGGTTTGATAAGTTTTGACTTGAAAAAAATTCTTAGCATATTTGACAAGTTTACTTGGTAGTTATATAATACTGTTGACAACAAAACTTGGCAGGAGAGAACGGTATGAATAAAGAAGAAATATTATCTAGAAGTCGAAAAGAATTAAAAAATTATGACTTGGTCGAAATGCAAACGAGCTATCAAGCTGGGAATATAGCGGGAAGAGTTGGGACAACAATGTGTGTTCTGATTTCTGTTATTGCGGGAATACTAACAAATCAATATATAGTAAGTCCGTGGATTATTTATTTTTCAATTCTTGGGACAAATTGGTTGGTTAGATTCATAAAATTAAAAAGGAAAACTGATTTACTTGTAAGCTTAATATTTATTGCTTTAACGATTATATTGTTCATTGTTCAAGTTAATCAATTAATGGATGTAAGTGTATGAATGAAGAATTAATATTAAAAAATAAGTTGAAAGAAGTACGCTCGGAAGCAAAACTATCCCAAGCAAAATTGGCAGAAATAGTAGGTGTATCCAGAAATACAATTAGCTCAATTGAGACAGGCCAGTTTAATCCTACTGCTAAATTGGCCTTAATTCTTTGTATTGCTCTGGATAAAAAATTTGAAGATTTATTTTATTTTTAGGAGGAATGTAAGCATGACAGACGTCAGTTTGCTATTGGTTGGATCATTAGTCTCAATGTTAGGTATCGTGAATATTAAAGGAAATATTAGCACCATCCATTCTTATAATCGCAGAAAGGTGAAAGAAGAGGACGTGCCTAAATACGGAAGAATTGTTGGAATTGGAACTCTGATAATCGGTATCTCTTTAATGATAGGTTCTATATTACCGTTACTAAATATTAATACTCCGCTAGAGTATGTTATAGTACCTATGGGTGCAATCGGAATATCGTTAATACTATATGGTCAATTTAAATATAATAAAGGTATTTTCTAGTTGACATGATTGATAACTATTGATTAAAAACGTTGTTAGCTTTTTGGCTCAGAGAAATCTGGGGTTTTTTCAAACTCATTTGTGCAAGAGAGCGATCAAGTGATAACTATAAATAAAGGGAATAACTGTTGTGATTGGCAGAGATACAATATGTCTTGAGAAAGCTTTAATATGAAACCTCTACTTATCGATTTAGCTTAAATAGTTTAGTTTCGTAATACTGAAATTTTTAGTGACTCAAAATGGAGCAATTTAGAATTTTTAGCCTACGCTTTTATACTATTGTAAAATTAAAAAAATCATGGAACAATTCCTGCATATATATGATGGACAGGGTTTGAGAACGTCAGAATGAGAGTTACTCATTGGAAATTGCAGATGAGTATACGATTCAATGTGGAATACTTTGATTGATAGGGAGGATAAATCAGTGAGTGATAAATAAGTAATGGCAAATATTAACATACTTGCTAATGGTATCGATGGTGAAACACCAAAAACACCAAGACTGTAAAATATAAAACGATTAGTTAGAACAGTCTTTGACTATTTTGATAAAAATATTTTCAGCTTGAAAACCTACCTGACTTGTTTTAAATGCTATGAAATACAGTCAATGGCGACTATGGTTGAAACATTTTCAAGAATTTGGATATCAACGCCTAACCAACCAG encodes:
- the lgt gene encoding prolipoprotein diacylglyceryl transferase, with the translated sequence MIDPTALLGPFEIRWYALCIITGVMLAVYLAMKEAPRKKINPDSVLDFILLAFPIAIIGARFYYVIFEWSYYKNHLSEVFAIWNGGIAIYGGLIAGALVLYFFTRHQLIDTVDFLDIAAPGVLIAQSLGRWGNFFNQEAFGKSVPHLNYLPEVVRNQMYIDGAYRTPTFLYESLWNLLGFIIIISLRHKPKLLKKGEPSLFYLVWYGCGRFVIEAMRTDSLMLAGLRVSQWLSALLVIVGLGLWIYRRRHVDIPFYLKNVNK
- a CDS encoding DUF3270 family protein; protein product: MASQLNKKTLPDEQRHQKLELEEKYQSYQDFDHNNIKLRELAFFGQIAIFSILLY
- a CDS encoding YdbC family protein, encoding MAEFKFEIVEKLLVLSENDKGWTKELNRVSFNGAEPKFDIRSWSPDHTKMGKGITLTNEEFQVLVEEFKK
- a CDS encoding DUF6442 family protein, encoding MNKEEILSRSRKELKNYDLVEMQTSYQAGNIAGRVGTTMCVLISVIAGILTNQYIVSPWIIYFSILGTNWLVRFIKLKRKTDLLVSLIFIALTIILFIVQVNQLMDVSV
- a CDS encoding helix-turn-helix transcriptional regulator — translated: MNEELILKNKLKEVRSEAKLSQAKLAEIVGVSRNTISSIETGQFNPTAKLALILCIALDKKFEDLFYF